From a single Stomoxys calcitrans chromosome 4, idStoCalc2.1, whole genome shotgun sequence genomic region:
- the LOC131997019 gene encoding uncharacterized protein LOC131997019, which translates to MKHHLKRIIGDTKLTYEEVSTVLSQIEAVLNSRPLHELSSSTEDVDTITPGHFLIGRPLLEAPAKSDEGDLGCVNRWKLIQRIKNHFWRKWKEEYLTSLQNRTKWRKKERNLEVGQMVILRNEDTHPARWPLAKVTEVHTGKDGVVRVVTVKTQSGELKRPVHKLCPLEHEDERLEEKNMENLQRKNAQLSTTRRLPSILGNPTMMMIMLVNICMLMPTKATFVHELNSSTAMYLDPISQTHMSSSSWNMVIYFEMRRYLLTQQLT; encoded by the coding sequence ATGAAGCATCACCTGAAAAGAATTATTGGAGACACGAAGTTAACATATGAAGAAGTGAGCACAGTGCTGTCTCAGATTGAAGCGGTTCTAAATTCAAGGCCTTTACACGAACTCAGTAGCAGCACGGAAGATGTCGACACAATAACACCAGGCCACTTCTTAATTGGGCGACCATTGTTAGAAGCTCCGGCGAAAAGCGATGAAGGAGACTTGGGATGCGTTAACCGGTGGAAATTAATACAAcgaataaaaaatcatttttggagAAAGTGGAAGGAAGAATATTTAACATCcttgcaaaatcgaacaaaatggagAAAGAAAGAGCGGAATTTAGAGGTTGGACAAATGGTGATACTACGAAATGAGGATACTCACCCAGCTCGGTGGCCACTAGCAAAAGTCACAGAAGTACATACGGGCAAAGATGGAGTGGTAAGAGTGGTGACGGTTAAGACACAAAGTGGGGAATTGAAGAGACCGGTCCATAAGTTATGCCCGCTAGAGCACGAAGATGAAAGATTGGAGGAGAAGAATATGGAAAACTTGCAGCGGAAAAATGCGCAGTTAAGCACGACTAGGCGATTACCAAGTATACTGGGAAATCCcacaatgatgatgattatgttgGTAAACATTTGTATGTTGATGCCGACTAAAGCTACGTTTGTGCACGAGCTGAACAGTTCCACGGCAATGTACTTGGATCCGATATCACAGACCCATATGTCATCATCTTCATGGAATATGGTCATATATTTCGAAATGCGAAGATATTTGCTAACACAACAGCTCACGTGA
- the LOC131997020 gene encoding uncharacterized protein LOC131997020, with product MSADRHILYKIQNKILKEIIEISGKLKTEKFRKATLESTSKSLENKMEEAKLNNYKLEQLGPNSDVYFKDNIWERIESSYEKCKEHMQQIREEPENEETGSEKVELALLTNPTTTTEHEKGARKKENQGAVMEQFRALQENMLLQFQTQQEQLKRQQEIFQKKMEQMLQEQLYEKKREVTQQVEERAALKELTIATPHTNSERKNAVLSQFRRRIMKFSDAMEADISGVSIYALENMKSMWEKQFDDIKRLHLELTTEHGMEEVDEELEDIEEKMNTKIQNIIVKMSGLKEESQTVELKRIEIPCFNGNVEDWNSFHDLFKKMVDGNSQLSEVQKLYYLKTNLRGDAFRLIQHLQVTDANYKAAWELLEKRYNNKRILFTKLVDKILDHPSINSQVAVGLRKLLDSVNESIHALKAMDIPLDHADPILARIIIRKLDKEGLIQYEQNVKKSKEIQRLADVLDFLEQQYQALEASTSRKQFVPGLFKPQDRSGMAEKKQCRFCKFNGHDIVACRKFAAQSSNERYSWVKTAQLCLKCLKHGKDKRCLSDSKCQKCGLSHNTLIHLERISNTKAMTTNSATNVLLATAQVRVKSLHGEYVTLRALIDQGSQITSVSEDAAQLLQLPKTKTEVKLRGLGETMVGMAKSKVLMEIRPRFVSNTKIKVEALVLPKLASAHPDNSFQYNIGRWKNINLADPNFNKSERIDMVIGADLFPQILEGGVRHDEAIVAQNTKFGWILSGKILMRPGKGSGRYVATTTIERFWEIEEIEDEETIMEDDYCLKLYEETTRVDQSGRFVVRLPFAEDKVLGESHKRAMARFLNMEKRLEECTELREEYVRTIDELISMGHMVKVETKKLAKYYMPHQAVVRETSLTTKVRVVFDASSKTSNGKSLNDILHTGPKLQKDIFDIITKWRSWRFVISADVEKMFRQIKVEEEDQEYQYVLWRNSRSEPVQQYKLTTVTYGTASAPFLAIRTLIEIGKRCTNQGIGNRIKDDFYMDDLLTGANSKEECRDVQKLISKELETYGLHLRKWIANAPEVLCAVSRREENEVLQIREDECLKTLGLQWNPTMDCFTFNMQIGGEDRVTKRLALSSLAKIFDPLGWLTPVTVTAKLFIQYLWRQQIEGERKP from the coding sequence atgtcggCAGATAGACatattctttacaaaattcaaaataaaatccttaagGAAATcattgagatttctggaaaaCTAAAGACGGAGAAGTTCAGAAAGGCTACATTGGAAAGTACGTCCAAGTCGCTAGAGAATAAAATGGAGGAAGCAAAGctaaataattataaattagAGCAACTTGGGCCGAATAGCGATGTCTACTTCAAGGACAACATCTGGGAGAGAATTGAGAGTTCCTATGAAAAATGCAAGGAACACATGCAACAAATTAGAGAGGAGCCCGAAAATGAGGAAACCGGAAGCGAAAAAGTGGAGCTTGCGCTACTGACAAATCCTACAACGACAACTGAGCACGAAAAGGGTGCAAGGAAAAAAGAGAACCAAGGAGCAGTAATGGAACAATTTCGGGCATTACAGGAAAACATGCTACTTCAATTTCAAACACAGCAGGAGCAACTGAAGAGACAGCAGgagatatttcaaaagaaaatggaGCAGATGCTACAAGAGCAATTATATGAGAAGAAGAGAGAAGTCACCCAGCAAGTAGAAGAGCGAGCAGCGTTGAAGGAATTGACCATAGCCACCCCACATACCAATAGTGAGAGAAAAAATGCAGTGCTGTCTCAATTCCGCAGAAGGATCATGAAGTTTTCCGATGCCATGGAAGCAGATATTTCTGGGGTCTCCATATATGCTCTAGAAAATATGAAGTCTATGTGGGAAAAACAATTCGACGACATCAAGCGGCTTCATTTGGAATTAACCACAGAacatggaatggaagaagtggATGAAGAACTGGAAGACATAGAAGAAAAAATgaacacaaaaatacaaaatataattGTAAAGATGAGTGGCTTGAAAGAAGAATCACAGACTGTGGAATTAAAAAGGATAGAGATTCCATGCTTCAATGGAAATGTGGAGGATTGGAATTCCTTTCATGACCTGTTTAAGAAAATGGTAGATGGAAACTCTCAATTATCCGAAGTCCAAAAACTGTACTACCTAAAAACGAATTTAAGAGGAGATGCCTTCCGTTTAATTCAGCATCTGCAAGTCACAGACGCAAATTATAAAGCAGCATGGGAATTGCTGGAGAAgagatataataataaaagaattttgttcACGAAACTAGTGGACAAGATTCTGGATCACCCAAGTATAAACAGCCAAGTGGCGGTGGGTCTAAGAAAATTGCTAGACAGCGTGAATGAGAGTATTCATGCTTTAAAAGCAATGGATATTCCTTTAGACCATGCGGATCCAATTTTAGCCCGAATTATCATACGTAAACTCGATAAGGAGGGGCTTATTCAGTATgagcaaaatgtaaaaaaatctaaagagaTTCAAAGACTGGCAGATGTGTTGGACTTTCTGGAACAGCAGTATCAAGCACTGGAGGCTTCAACAAGCAGAAAACAATTCGTACCAGGACTATTTAAGCCGCAGGATAGATCTGGAATGGCGGAAAAGAAGCAATGCCGATTCTGCAAGTTTAATGGGCATGATATTGTTGCTTGTAGGAAATTTGCGGCACAGTCATCGAACGAGAGATATAGTTGGGTAAAGACAGCGCAGTTATGCCTCAAATGTCTCAAACACGGGAAAGATAAGCGGTGTTTGAGTGATAGCAAATGTCAGAAGTGCGGATTGAGTCATAACACACTAATCCATTTGGAGAGAATCAGCAACACGAAGGCAATGACAACAAACTCAGCAACAAATGTTCTTCTGGCTACCGCCCAAGTTCGTGTAAAGTCTTTACATGGAGAATACGTAACATTAAGGGCTTTAATTGACCAAGGATCCCAAATAACATCGGTATCGGAAGACGCAGCGCAGCTACTACAACTACCAAAGACGAAGACGGAGGTGAAACTACGAGGTCTCGGAGAAACCATGGTGGGAATGGCAAAATCTAAAGTACTAATGGAAATAAGACCTAGATTTGTCAGCAACACTAAAATCAAAGTGGAAGCACTAGTCCTGCCGAAACTAGCATCAGCTCATCCAGATAATAGCTTCCAATACAATATTGGAAGATGGAAGAACATTAATCTGGCCGATCCAAACTTCAACAAATCTGAAAGAATCGATATGGTAATTGGGGCCGACCTTTTCCCACAAATATTGGAGGGAGGAGTTCGTCATGATGAAGCGATTGTGGCACAAAACACGAAGTTTGGCTGGATCCTGTCTGGAAAAATACTAATGAGGCCTGGAAAAGGTAGCGGAAGGTATGTTGCTACCACAACTATTGAgcgattttgggaaattgagGAGATAGAAGACGAAGAAACGATCATGGAAGATGATTATTGCTTAAAACTCTATGAAGAAACAACACGAGTAGACCAATCAGGAAGATTCGTCGTCAGGTTACCGTTTGCTGAAGACAAGGTATTGGGAGAATCACATAAAAGAGCAATGGCAAGATTTTTAAATATGGAGAAAAGACTGGAAGAATGTACGGAGTTGAGAGAAGAATATGTAAGGACGATAGATGAGCTAATATCAATGGGGCACATGGTGAAGGTAGAGACGAAAAAACTAGCGAAGTATTATATGCCCCATCAAGCGGTTGTCCGAGAAACCAGTCTTACCACTAAAGTAAGGGTTGTGTTCGATGCATCATCAAAAACATCGAATGGAAAGTCGCTGAACGATATCCTTCATACAGGTCCCAAACTACAAAAGGACATATTCGACATCATTACTAAGTGGAGATCGTGGAGATTCGTCATATCAGCCGATGTGGAAAAAATGTTCCGACAAATTAAAGTAGAAGAGGAAGACCAGGAATATCAGTATGTACTCTGGAGAAATAGTAGGTCCGAGCCGGTGCAACAATATAAGCTCACTACGGTCACATATGGCACGGCGTCAGCACCGTTTCTGGCCATAAGGACGCTTATAGAAATTGGTAAGAGATGTACAAATCAGGGCATTGGCAATAGAATAAAGGACGATTTCTATATGGACGATTTGCTAACAGGAGCAAATTCAAAGGAAGAGTGCCGGGATGTTCAAAAACTAATATCGAAAGAGCTAGAAACTTACGGTTTACATTTAAGAAAATGGATCGCAAATGCCCCTGAAGTTTTGTGTGCCGTAAGCAGAAGAGAAGAAAATGAAGTACTACAGATACGAGAAGATGAGTGTCTGAAAACATTAGGGTTACAGTGGAACCCAACCATGGATTGCTTCACATTCAACATGCAAATAGGCGGTGAAGATAGAGTAACTAAGAGATTGGCGTTGTCGAGTCTGGCAAAGATTTTTGATCCATTGGGTTGGCTGACCCCAGTAACGGTAACTGCCAAGCTATTCATTCAATATTTATGGAGGCAACAAATAGAAGGGGAACGAAAGCCATGA